CTTCAATTGGCTGAAGCCGGACATAAGGTCGCCGTGCTTGCAATCGATCCGAGTTCAACAGTGACAGGCGGGAGCATTTTAGGCGATAAGACAAGAATGGAGGCACTCGCAAAACATCCGAACGCCTTCATCCGTCCTTCGCCGTCTTCCGGGACTCTCGGTGGCGTGCATAAAAAGACGCGTGAAACGATGCTGCTATGCGAAGCTGCAGGATATGACATCATTCTCATTGAAACGGTCGGCGTCGGCCAAAGTGAAACCGTTGTTAGGGGAATGGTCGATTTCTTCATGTTGCTCGTTTTGACAGGTGCAGGTGATGAGCTTCAAGGCATGAAAAAAGGGATCATGGAATTGGCTGATTGTATGATCGTCCACAAAGCTGATGGAGATAACGTTAAACTCGCTAGTAAGACGGTAAGGGAGTACCGCCAACTTCTCCATTTCCTCCAGCCGGCAACCCCAGGATGGACGACGACTGCATTGCCTGTGTCATCGCTGGAACGCACCGGCTTTAAAACAGTGTGGGAAACAATAAAAACGTTCCAGGACGAAATGGAGGCAAGCGGAGTCTGGAGAGCAAGAAGGCAGTCCCAGACGAAAGATTGGTTCCATTCAATGATAAGGGATCGATTGATCGATAGTTTCTTTTCGCAGCAAGGGAAAAAAGAGTTGGTTACCGAACTTGAAAAACACTTGCTTACAGGTGAAATGACAGTTGCAAGTGCAGTTGATAAAATACTTCCCATGAAGTGACTTCAATGGATGGTTGTTCGTCAAACCAGTCAACTATGTTTCTAAATCCGGTTTTTTGCAAGTGTAACAGTCAACTGCTATGATGAAATTATATTTTGAAAGGGGCCGATCCGAATGACTATGGATTTCAACTTTTATATGGAAGATATTACGAAGCAAGCACGGTCTGAAATGGAAGCAAGCGGGTATGAGCAATTGACAACGCCCGAGGAAGTGGAAGCGGCATTCAAACGACCAGGCACGACTCTCGTCATGGTGAACTCCGTTTGCGGATGTGCAGGCGGAATTGCGCGTCCTGCTGCAGCACATGCTGTTCATTACGATAAACGTCCGGATCACCTAGTTACTGTTTTTGCGGGTCAAGATAAGGAAGCGACTGCATATGCACGCATGATTTTCGGTGAAGACCATCTTCCTTCATCTCCATCATTTGCTTTATTGAAAGACGGAAAGGTTGTTGCGGAAGTCGGACGCTATGAAATTGAAGGCCATGATCCGATGTCCGTCGTCACAAAC
The sequence above is drawn from the Sporosarcina luteola genome and encodes:
- the meaB gene encoding methylmalonyl Co-A mutase-associated GTPase MeaB, with the translated sequence MHVMNGIESQHDGMVAQKRKRFVRIEKNIDINNLYEEISKGSRLHLSKAITLLESQAEPDQKAGQELLKRLLPNTGNSIRIGVTGVPGAGKSTFIETFGLQLAEAGHKVAVLAIDPSSTVTGGSILGDKTRMEALAKHPNAFIRPSPSSGTLGGVHKKTRETMLLCEAAGYDIILIETVGVGQSETVVRGMVDFFMLLVLTGAGDELQGMKKGIMELADCMIVHKADGDNVKLASKTVREYRQLLHFLQPATPGWTTTALPVSSLERTGFKTVWETIKTFQDEMEASGVWRARRQSQTKDWFHSMIRDRLIDSFFSQQGKKELVTELEKHLLTGEMTVASAVDKILPMK
- a CDS encoding BrxA/BrxB family bacilliredoxin, producing MTMDFNFYMEDITKQARSEMEASGYEQLTTPEEVEAAFKRPGTTLVMVNSVCGCAGGIARPAAAHAVHYDKRPDHLVTVFAGQDKEATAYARMIFGEDHLPSSPSFALLKDGKVVAEVGRYEIEGHDPMSVVTNLQSQFEEHCEEI